TCGCCTGCTGCGGCCGGCGCCGCCAGATCGAGGTGTGTGAAAAAAGCCGCTGGTACAACCATGCGTACCCCTGCTCCAGCTCTTCGGCTGTCATGTGGCGGGGGCGGAACACCGCGTGCGCCGTGTCGTAGCGGGTCCAGTCGCGATGCAGAAGTCGGCCTTCGGTTTCCATTTGTCGGAACAGCGGCGTCGCCGGGTATGGCGTCAGGATGTGGAAGGTGGCGCATTCCAGCCGGTTGGTTTCGATCCAATCCGCCGTACGCACGAAGACGTCTTTGCCATCGTGGTCGAAGCCAACCACAAACGAGCCGTTCACCTGGATGCCGCAATCGTGCAGCATGCCGATCCGCCGCGCGTAGTCGGATGCCCGCGGCGTTTTCTTGCGCGATTCGGTCAGGTTCTGGTCGGTCAGCGACTCCA
This portion of the Terriglobales bacterium genome encodes:
- a CDS encoding DUF4070 domain-containing protein, whose translation is ESLTDQNLTESRKKTPRASDYARRIGMLHDCGIQVNGSFVVGFDHDGKDVFVRTADWIETNRLECATFHILTPYPATPLFRQMETEGRLLHRDWTRYDTAHAVFRPRHMTAEELEQGYAWLYQRLFSHTSIWRRRPQQASAVPAYLAMSYLYKRSNRLWHLLIQHDLVHAVWRPLVEITRWRHVQYRKRLAAQLEATASGQVVPAGV